The Desulfovibrio legallii genome window below encodes:
- a CDS encoding DVU_1553 family AMP-dependent CoA ligase — translation MNAAPPPAPTATACPLDAWLAQNCGAASLEDLPRALHAAQEAALRRQLVQARRAVFYGPRLTGLDLERLTLEDLPRLPFTTPADLRQWQDLLCVSLGAVQRMVTLHTSGTTGTPKRMAFTEGDLARTREFFAVGMRQLVRTGDRLAVLLPGADRPDGVADVLRQALTPAVDVRTPPPSLLAGPAGPWAAHADLARWLTAQRPHALIAMPGQLAALLHSFPQSGPPGLRGVLSSAEPLDPVLRHLLCTVWQCEILDHYGLTETAYGGAVECPAHNGCHIRALDLLVEIVDPCGTEVLPPGEEGEIVLTTLQREAMPLIRYRTGDVARLLPGPCACGSPLPRLSYVRGRLQHSQGRVLVVRPHKGGREA, via the coding sequence ATGAACGCCGCACCGCCCCCCGCTCCCACAGCCACGGCCTGCCCTCTGGACGCCTGGCTGGCGCAGAACTGCGGCGCGGCCAGTCTGGAAGACCTGCCCCGCGCCCTGCACGCCGCCCAGGAGGCCGCCCTGCGCCGGCAACTGGTCCAGGCCCGCCGCGCTGTCTTTTACGGCCCCCGTCTGACGGGCCTGGACCTGGAACGTCTGACTCTGGAGGACCTGCCGCGCCTGCCTTTCACCACCCCTGCGGACCTGCGCCAGTGGCAGGACTTGCTCTGCGTTTCCCTGGGCGCGGTGCAGCGCATGGTCACCCTGCACACTTCGGGCACCACAGGCACGCCCAAACGCATGGCCTTTACTGAAGGCGACCTGGCCCGCACCCGCGAATTTTTTGCCGTGGGCATGCGCCAGCTGGTCCGCACCGGAGACCGCCTGGCCGTGCTCCTGCCCGGCGCGGACCGCCCCGACGGCGTGGCCGACGTCCTGCGTCAGGCCCTGACCCCAGCCGTGGACGTGCGCACGCCGCCCCCTTCCCTTCTGGCCGGCCCCGCCGGGCCCTGGGCCGCCCACGCAGACCTGGCCCGCTGGCTGACAGCCCAGCGCCCTCACGCCCTCATTGCCATGCCCGGCCAACTGGCCGCCCTGCTGCACAGTTTCCCCCAAAGCGGCCCGCCAGGCCTGCGCGGCGTGCTCTCCAGCGCCGAACCTCTGGACCCCGTGCTGCGCCATCTGCTGTGCACCGTCTGGCAGTGCGAAATCCTGGACCACTACGGCCTTACGGAAACCGCTTACGGCGGCGCAGTGGAATGCCCGGCCCACAATGGCTGCCACATCCGCGCCCTGGACCTGCTGGTGGAAATTGTGGACCCCTGCGGCACAGAGGTTCTCCCCCCTGGTGAAGAAGGCGAAATCGTGCTCACTACCCTCCAACGCGAGGCCATGCCCCTCATCCGCTACCGCACGGGCGACGTGGCCCGCCTGCTGCCCGGCCCCTGCGCCTGCGGCAGCCCCCTGCCCCGTCTGAGCTATGTGCGCGGCCGCCTGCAGCACAGCCAAGGCCGCGTGCTCGTGGTCCGTCCGCACAAGGGCGGGAGGGAAGCGTAA